In Plasmodium chabaudi chabaudi strain AS genome assembly, chromosome: 9, the following proteins share a genomic window:
- a CDS encoding AP2 domain transcription factor, putative, producing the protein MFSLRSSSNTSKKIIQADEKEKSENTNYEKTAYTEESLSKIDNYAKYSDQQNNNYPISRTTTPHLINIESIETVNGRSFNNIAKAVTLSNDDENFKQITESDECNTEEYTNKDITKVLNKKYDNINDSDSFESIKMEADEKRQINERKENFNDNDDKYYLNIKKKHENDQLKEGTEEDDENGSIYSHDEKNIYMKSRINKKSHFNENVNNNKNINNPLGSGKIINGMIKNNGNSVNTSENSDNSDIHNNESINNNSNDNICEHDDRMVYLKKLRYEENSKDNFDENYANTNEEYGYDKKKDKYEKFIFQEKESGNNMGNDDIDNINNDDHENNIKLKEYLIKGIMSKKINAENGSINQNKAIALMDNILNIKNNDNNDSGLNFPLRKCYNDDRKDLIDKYAYSMMGYNNIPCNDINNYNGNVNNRIHCNSNHRDHINCDHHRCVINNISMKESINKNEYIKKVKVICLSYLRILKRLVTAWSETNKSFEYHFINILNNVEPNNLEIYLCCFSNIKICSIKSIFMYSLIECIEELEIIKHFKMLQNKEDASSDKNHTSSNASNTTNTVLDKSELHKRIMEEVEKNLTKEIVDEMHELALRNPYFSTSYYLNSQNNADEKASTILSLYNSGYKNNIHACNDIAHGFDDFKRGKDLLHCNHSSDNNYGAVRNSCGCNHENLNNYGCADSLPINYASNILYNYLNNNNANNKNGLSNNHQHNRNGHSSLSNANYNSPSNISNCKTKKNSYSNQNILNKLNVSIDYNSFNDYNNNYIQEAEKVVEKYKNFNKMNSKDSDNMYNACNYSTGAADLNNHGNNNANAIKHFKMLLSEYANACKNEKTRQKSMDINPVDLNLLKSFYSRLNPSGSLEEKDHHHDKSTEDIDLKDIKGYFENKHKMEHDRNIDLNKYTDDYRFAEDGNYNERDNYGKPDKDQGDANGNENNYSFLSNIIQNMFFKKRKQDVLYPSSKGNNVNNDNNSYNDLNYLLRNSNVLKKFKLNMMDNKKDNGHNNKNGNNSMNPDNNGKDYLRKKDMNDIGMNDNNNGGHGYNSRKNSAYKNNAKSFKDLLNLSHESLNKKGNNDLSGFKNGSEYISSNALYDFIMSTNNSSNLLENSLQHGNIINNINNSNGNNSNNLNGMGYRYHYNSKKNNSYDYNTDYHSKISGDGSDLSLSNNDNNDLIMSIGGGRSENINEGENVSGYKTRRLDMNKNASSGNNSYGNNNGSYNNKGGKNLKQSSTMVSSVNNANYANGKLKYEMPAGVNPNDDKVKGVYFSKSPRGVGKWNAYFQIANNKRLFTSFSVSKYGYNEARKLSILKRTEWENEYKHHTDLKNADAKKGKKKSSIVSNNLSKNNGKNMNSKGGNNSNSDDSICYTKDGKIKDDSLLYSNDEDDDNGCLMNSKLSNAIGKGLIGDSEKKMSKLSHMDMNGKGNNGADMLDRDNYLRVDNDNINFYIDNDKNDDAFNTIDLIRSSLSVENNGNNHNSPSKNSINYPSNSLIMNSYNNNIMDGKQSLNASRILSNSLGFSNKVYDE; encoded by the exons atgttTTCATTAAGGTCTAGTTCGAATAccagtaaaaaaataatccaaGCGGATGAGAAGGAAAAAAGcgaaaatacaaattatgaGAAAACCGCATATACTGAGGAGTCTTTAAGTAAAATTGATAATTATGCAAAATATTCTGACCAACAGAATAATAACTATCCAATTAGTAGAACAACAACTCCGCACCTCATTAATATTGAGAGCATAGAAACAGTTAATGGTAgatcatttaataatattgcaAAGGCAGTTACACTTTCAaatgatgatgaaaattttaaacaaataacTGAAAGCGATGAATGTAATACTGAagaatatacaaataaagaCATCACAAAAgtgttaaataaaaaatatgataacaTCAATGATAGTGATAGTTTTGaatcaataaaaatggaagcAGATGAAAAAAGGCAAATCAatgaaagaaaagaaaatttcaatgataatgatgataaatattatttaaatattaaaaaaaaacatgaaaaCGACCAATTAAAAGAAGGAACAGAAGAGGATGACGAAAACGGGTCTATATACTCCCatgacgaaaaaaatatatatatgaaatcaAGAATTAATAAGAAATCAcattttaatgaaaatgtgaataataataaaaacattaacAATCCATTGGGAAGTGGAAAAATCATTAATGGTATGATTAAAAACAATGGAAATAGTGTTAACACTAGCGAAAACAGTGACAATAGTGATATTCACAATAACGAaagtattaataataatagtaacgATAATATTTGTGAGCATGACGATAGGATggtttatttaaaaaaattacgtTATGAAGAAAATTCTAAAGACAATTTTGACGAAAATTATGCAAATACTAATGAAGAATATGGatatgacaaaaaaaaagataaatatgaaaaatttatatttcaagAAAAGGAATCTGGAAATAATATGGGTAATGATGATATagacaatataaataatgatgaccatgaaaataatataaaattaaaggaatatttaataaaaggaataatgtcaaaaaaaataaatgcagAAAACGGAtcaataaatcaaaataaagcaATTGCATTAATGGATAACatattgaatataaaaaataatgataataatgatagtGGATTAAATTTTCCATTAAGAAAATGCTATAATGATGATCGAAAGGATTTAAtagataaatatgcatattcaaTGATgggatataataatataccaTGTAATGATATCAATAATTACAATGGAAATGTGAATAATAGAATTCATTGCAATAGCAACCATCGAGATCATATTAATTGCGATCATCATCGATGCGtcattaataatattagtaTGAAAGAAtcgataaataaaaatgaatacataaaaaaagttaaagtAATATGCTTAAGCTACTTGagaattttaaaaagatTAGTTACAGCCTGGAGTGAAACTAATAAATCATTTGaatatcattttattaatatattaaacaatGTTGAGCCTAATAACTTAGAAATCTATTTATGCTGTTTTTCTaacattaaaatatgttctataaaaagtatatttatgtattctCTAATAGAATGTATTGAAGAattagaaataataaagcattttaaaatgttacAAAATAAGGAAGATGCATCATCAGATAAAAATCATACCAGTAGTAATGCTAGTAATACTACAAATACAGTGCTTGATAAGAGTGAATTACATAAACGAATCATGGAAgaagttgaaaaaaatttaacaaaaGAAATTGTTGATGAAATGCATGAATTAGCATTAAGGAACCCATATTTTAGTACATCCTACTATTTGAATAGTCAAAATAATGCAGATGAAAAAGCATCCACTATTTTATCTCTATACAACAGtggatataaaaataatatacatgcTTGTAATGATATTGCTCACGGGTTTGATGATTTTAAAAGAGGAAAAGACTTATTACATTGCAATCATAGTagtgataataattatggTGCTGTTCGAAACAGTTGTGGATGTAATCATGAGAATTTAAATAACTATGGTTGTGCTGATTCTTTACCAATAAATTATGCTagcaatattttatataattatttaaacaataataatgcaaataataaaaatggattaTCAAATAATCATCAGCATAACAGAAATGGACATTCTAGCTTAAGCAATGCGAATTATAATTCACCCTctaatatttcaaattgtaaaacaaaaaaaaatagttattcaaatcaaaatattttaaacaaattaaatgtTAGTATTGATtataattcttttaatgattataataataactatATACAAGAAGCTGAAAAAGTcgttgaaaaatataaaaatttcaacAAGATGAATTCAAAAGATAGtgataatatgtataatgcATGCAATTATTCAACTGGTGCGGCTGATCTAAATAATCATGGTAACAATAATGCAAATGCCATTAAGCATTTTAAAATGCTTTTATCTGAGTATGCAAATGCGTGCAAAAATGAGAAGACACGTCAAAAAAGCATGGATATAAACCCAGTTGACTTAAATCTTTTAAAATCTTTCTACTCTCGATTAAATCCGTCTGGTAGTTTAGAG gaAAAGGATCATCATCATGATAAATCAACCGAAGATATCGATCTAAAGGACATAAAAggatattttgaaaataaacataaaatggAGCATGATAGAAACATTgatttaaacaaatatacGGACGATTATCGATTTGCTGAAGATGGTAATTATAACGAAAGAGATAATTATGGAAAGCCTGATAAAGATCAAGGTGATGCAAAtggaaatgaaaataattatagctttttatcaaacattattcaaaatatgttttttaaaaaaagaaaacaagATGTTCTATATCCTTCATCTAAGGGAAACAATGTTaacaatgataataattcttACAATGACTTGAACTACTTATTACGTAATAGTAacgttttaaaaaaatttaaattaaacatgatggataataaaaaagataatggacataataacaaaaatggaaataacaGTATGAATCCTGATAATAATGGCAAAGACTATTTAAGGAAAAAAGATATGAATGATATAGGAatgaatgataataataatggtgGGCACGGTTATAATTCTCGAAAAAATAGTgcatacaaaaataatgcaaaaaGCTTTAaagatttattaaatttatccCACGaaagtttaaataaaaaaggaaataatgatttatcaggttttaaaaatggttCAGAATATATAAGCTCAAATGCtttatatgattttattATGAGTACAAATAATTCGAGTAATCTTCTTGAGAATTCATTACAACATggtaatattataaataatattaacaatagTAATGGAAATAACTCGAACAATTTAAATGGTATGGGATATAgatatcattataattctaaaaaaaataatagctaTGATTATAATACTGATTATCATTCGAAAATAAGTGGCGATGGATCAGATTTATCTTTAAGTAATAACGATAATAATGATCTTATTATGAGTATAGGTGGAGGTAGAtcagaaaatattaatgaagGGGAAAATGTAAGTGGTTATAAAACTAGAAGGTTagatatgaataaaaatgcatCTTCAGGTAATAATAGTTATGGCAATAATAATGGaagttataataataaaggtggaaaaaatttaaaacaatcATCAACTATGGTTTCTTCTGTAAATAATGCAAATTATGCAAACGGAAAATTGAAATATGAAATGCCAGCAGGTGTAAATccaaatgatgataaagtCAAAGGAGtgtatttttcaaaatctCCAAGAGGTGTAGGTAAATGGAATGCTTACTTTCAAATAGCTAACAATAAAAGATTATTTACAAGTTTTAGTGTAAGCAAATATGGTTATAATGAGGCAAGAAAATTatctatattaaaaagaacTGAGTGGGAAAACGAATATAAGCATCATactgatttaaaaaatgcagatgctaaaaaaggaaaaaaaaaaagtagtatcgtttcaaataatttatcaaaaaataatggaaaaaatatgaatagtAAAGGAggaaataattcaaatagtGATGATTCTATTTGTTATACTAAAgatggaaaaataaaagatgatagtttattatattcaaatgATGAAGATGATGACAATGGATGTTTAATGAATAGCAAATTATCTAATGCTATAGGAAAAGGATTAATAGGTGATAGTGAAAAAAAGATGAGTAAATTAAGTCATATGGATATGAATggaaaaggaaataatgGAGCTGACATGTTAGATAGagataattatttaagagtagataatgataatataaatttttatattgacaatgataaaaatgatgatgcTTTTAATACAATTGATTTAATACGATCAAGTTTAAGTGtagaaaataatggaaataatcATAATAGTCCATCAAAGAATTCGATAAATTATCCATCTAATTCGTTAATTATGAATtcgtataataataatattatggaTGGCAAGCAATCATTAAATGCTTCTAGGATTTTATCAAACTCATTAGGGTTCTCAAATAA ggTTTAtgatgaataa